AAAGATGATAAACAGACCAAGGACTTTTACCGCTTTGATCCGACAGCCGCTTCCGGCAACCAATGGACTATCGTCAACGGATTCGGCGGTCAGAAAAGAACCGGCGGACTCTCCTTTATTATCGATAATGTCGCCTACATTGTCGGAGGAACAAATAATGGTAAGGATGTCGATGACTTCTGGAAGTTCGATCCCAGCAAAAGTGAAGAGAACAAATGGGTACGTCTCCGGGACATTACAGACCAGAGCAGTGACGATTACGATGACGATTACAAATCAATCACCCGTACCTACGGCTGTGCTTTTGTCATAGACGATCAGGCATACATCACTTTAGGGCAAACAGCCTCCGGTAGTTTCCGAAGTAATTACTGGATATACGATCCTGCTAAAGACTTATGGCGCAGCAGTGAAACGGAAGATGATTTTGACTACACTCCTTTCGAAGGAAGTTCACGCATCAAAGCGGTTTGTTTCGCTACCGGCAGACGAGGTATTATCACTACCGGAGGCAGCAGCAGCTATTATTATGACGATACATGGGAGTTACATCCATATGAATGGGAAGAGAATGACTAAGAGAAAGATACTCGGATGCTCTGTTGCAGGAATATTGATAGTAATCGCTTGTCTGTCTTTTTCCAAAACATCTTTTTCTAAAACAGATTCTTCTGCCTCTTCTTTTTCAATGGAAGTGATTGAGGTAAACGGAGGATACGGCTATCAAATATCTCACAATAATCATATAACGATTTTTCAGCCTTTCATACCCAGTATTTCCGGTAAAAAACCTTTCATGGAGAAAAGGGATGCCGAACAAGTCGGACAGTTAGTAATGAAACGGATGAAAAGCGGAGAGAATTATACTGTTACTCTAGATGATTTAGAAAGTCTCGGGATCAAAATAAAATAAATGTAGAAAGAGGAAAAGGTGATCACATACGATTGCCTTTTCCTCTTTTTGTATAGTAAAGAAGGTGGGATACAGCATTTTCTACTCTTTTTTTATGCAAAATCTATGCAAGAATATGGAATTCCTCCAAGGAATCCATATCTTTGTAACCAAAACAATTTAATATTAATTTCATCAGAATGAAAAAGAGTATCCTTATCGCTGCCTTAGGCTTGTTCAGCCTGAGCGCAATGGCACAAGACGCAAAACCCGAAGAGGGCTTCGTTTTCACAACAGTGAAAGAAAATCCGATTACTTCTATCAAGAACCAGAATCGTTCGAGCACTTGCTGGAGTTTCTCCGCTTTGGGATTCCTGGAATCAGAACTACTACGTTTGGGTAAAGGCGAATACGACCTTTCGGAAATGTTCGTTGTACACAAAACAATGGAAGACCGCGGAACAAACTATGTACGCTATCATGGCGACAGTTCTTTCTCTCCCGGCGGAAGTTTCTATGACATCATCTATTGTATGAAGAATTATGGACTGGTTCCGCAAGAAGCAATGCCGGGTATCATGTATGGTGATACACTGCCGGTACACAATGAACTGGACGCTGTTGCAGAAGGATACATCAATGCGATCGCCAAAGGTAAACTCACTAAACTGACTCCGGTATGGAAGAAAGGCCTTAGCGCCATCTACGATACTTATTTGGGAGCGTGCCCGGAGAACTTCACTTACAAAGGCAAGGAATATACTCCGAAGACTTTCGCTGAATCACTCGGACTGAAAGCTGAAGATTATGTATCACTGACTTCATATACACACCATCCTTTCTATTCTCAATTCGCTATCGAGATTCAGGACAACTGGCGTAATGGTCTGTCCTACAATCTTCCGCTTGACGAGTTCATGGCTGTAATGGACAACGCTGTAAAGCAAGGATATACATTTGCATGGGGTAGTGACGTCAGCGAACAAGGTTTCACCCGTGACGGTGTTGCCGTAATGCCGGATGCTGCTAAAGGTGCAGAACTTACCGGCTCGGATATGGCTCGCTGGACAGGTCTGACTGCTGCCGATAAACGCAAAGAACTGACTTCCAAACCGCTTCCGGAAATGGAAATCACTCAGGAAATGCGCCAGACTGCTTTCGACAACTGGGAAACTACAGATGACCACGGAATGGTAATCTACGGTATCGCCAAAGACCAGAACGGAAAAGAATACTTCATGGTAAAGAACTCTTGGGGTACAAGTGGTAAGTACAAAGGTATCTGGTATGCATCCAAAGCATTCGTTGCTTACAAAACAATGAATATTCTGGTACACAAAGATGCACTTCCTAAAGATATAGCTAAAAAGTTGGGAATTAAATAAAAGAAATTCCTCCTTTATATAAAAAAGCCTCAGAAGTCAATAATTACTTCTGAGGCTTCTTTTATGGCTGAACACTTACACCTGTATTCACATCCGTGTAATTGGAAAATAACAAAAAGGAAAACAGATAAAAAAGGACGTTCCTGGGGAAAAAGGGGAAATGTGGGAACAGGAACGTCCTTAGAAACATAATAATACAAAAATCCGGACTTTCGCAAGGGCGCATCTTTGTTTCTCGTCTTATGGATATCCCCTTCATAAAGAAGTAGTGCATTAATCCGGAAGATATCAGGAGAAGGATTATTATGATTGAGCTCTTGTTTATTTAATTATCTCTGTATTCGTATATCTTATTTGTTATAGAAATGAAAAAGAATATTTTTCGTATTATAGTGATGACCGGTAAACTGTCTGAATATAAGTACCAATTACATTGTCATTATTCATCTCGATATATCTCTTTAGTAATTCCGAGAATCCGGATTTTATCTGTTCCACTGGCTTATCCGTACAAGCAGCAGAATATGCATCTATAGCCAGAAGAAAATCCTGCATCCTCCGAAAAGGAAGATTATCACTCCCATGGAATGCAAGCCAGGCATTCAAGCTACTCCTGTAAATATGGGCGGTCCCATAATTCCCACTTTCCCGTAGCCCATCGGCTACTCCCTTCATAAATGAAATTAAATTCCCCATCGTCTATTGATTTAAATAATACTTTAAAAGGTGGTTCCCAAGAAGTTATTCCCTTTTCCCAAAATTCCTCTTGAAACAGAGCCTTTCGCTTTCCATTGCCCGAAATAATGACATACAAATATAACGATATTATTGTTCTGTATATCATAAAGAATGTTCGTAACATCTCCCGCATGGCCACTTAAAGCTATGCTTTAGCAATCATAAAGATAGCTTTTGAAGATCCAAAGGAATGAATAAAAAAGAGGATGCCTGTGGGGAATAAAGGAGGCATCCTCTTGGTGGCAAATATTAAAAGGTATACTTTCACAAGCACAGGACTTTCATTTGCCACACTTTCAACTATTTATTCACATTCAAGTGAAAAAGGGAATATAGAAGTCCACACTTTCACAAGCATCAGCTTCCATATATTCTTACTGTGAGATTTCCTCTTATGAAGAGGCTAACAGGGAAAAACTGCATCTCACATAAGAACGGGGAAATATTATTCTGCAATACAGATACTGACACGATTTTCCTTTGGAGTGGAATAAGGTTGTACTGTATCGCCTTTAAAATCAATTGCAATCCGATCAGATGAAATACCTTTTGCCTTCAATGCTTCGGCAACATTCTTTGCACGAGCTTCGGACAGTTTCAGATTAATTACCGGATTACCGGTTTCCTTGTCTGCATAACCTGTCACATTCACTTTGGCAGCGGGATTCTTCTCCATATATTCGACTAGAGCAGCAATCTTAGATTGTTGATCTGTCTGAATACGTGCCGAGTTCAACGCAAAGAAGACGTTTTGTTTCAAAGGTTCTTTAGCGATCTTTTCTTCTTTAGGCTGCGGCTGTTCCACTATGGGCGCTGAAGCAGGTTGCTCCACTACGGTTGTTACAGTCGGTTGTTCCTGCTCATAATAAACCGGAGCTGTCTTTTTAGAGCTCTTTCCAAATGTAAAGGCAAGACCAGCCAAAGCATTGAACTGCCAGTCAGCATTACGACCTTGTTTGGAGTTGAACTTATCAGATAGCATATTGGCATTTACTTCCAGGTTAATGG
This sequence is a window from Bacteroides thetaiotaomicron VPI-5482. Protein-coding genes within it:
- a CDS encoding Kelch repeat-containing protein; this translates as MKKLQLLLVSIAMLSMFSCSDDDDDTLGVWYRRSDFDGRAREDAAGFVIDNRGYLCGGYRGKDQRERDCWEYNIDNDWWTQCADLPEEAAARNGAVGFAINSKGYVTTGYTVYRDDDPLHTGGYAYLKDTWEYEPATDTWKQMDDYPGDARINAIAFAIGNYGYVGTGQSKDDKQTKDFYRFDPTAASGNQWTIVNGFGGQKRTGGLSFIIDNVAYIVGGTNNGKDVDDFWKFDPSKSEENKWVRLRDITDQSSDDYDDDYKSITRTYGCAFVIDDQAYITLGQTASGSFRSNYWIYDPAKDLWRSSETEDDFDYTPFEGSSRIKAVCFATGRRGIITTGGSSSYYYDDTWELHPYEWEEND
- a CDS encoding DUF4907 domain-containing protein translates to MTKRKILGCSVAGILIVIACLSFSKTSFSKTDSSASSFSMEVIEVNGGYGYQISHNNHITIFQPFIPSISGKKPFMEKRDAEQVGQLVMKRMKSGENYTVTLDDLESLGIKIK
- a CDS encoding aminopeptidase C gives rise to the protein MKKSILIAALGLFSLSAMAQDAKPEEGFVFTTVKENPITSIKNQNRSSTCWSFSALGFLESELLRLGKGEYDLSEMFVVHKTMEDRGTNYVRYHGDSSFSPGGSFYDIIYCMKNYGLVPQEAMPGIMYGDTLPVHNELDAVAEGYINAIAKGKLTKLTPVWKKGLSAIYDTYLGACPENFTYKGKEYTPKTFAESLGLKAEDYVSLTSYTHHPFYSQFAIEIQDNWRNGLSYNLPLDEFMAVMDNAVKQGYTFAWGSDVSEQGFTRDGVAVMPDAAKGAELTGSDMARWTGLTAADKRKELTSKPLPEMEITQEMRQTAFDNWETTDDHGMVIYGIAKDQNGKEYFMVKNSWGTSGKYKGIWYASKAFVAYKTMNILVHKDALPKDIAKKLGIK
- a CDS encoding OmpA family protein — encoded protein: MMNKNIILLVFLFISSSTLFAQQTGSTNERSRVKEEGKTVFNPHWFLSVQGGAAYTLGEADFGDLLSPSVAVALGYKFTPLFGLRAAASGWQAKGSWVNPTTTYSYKYLQGSIDAMLDLSNLCCGFHPKRFFNAYLFLGVGLNGAFDNDEAVDLDANGYKLHHLWTGKKLFVAGRGGLGADFRLNNHIAINLEVNANMLSDKFNSKQGRNADWQFNALAGLAFTFGKSSKKTAPVYYEQEQPTVTTVVEQPASAPIVEQPQPKEEKIAKEPLKQNVFFALNSARIQTDQQSKIAALVEYMEKNPAAKVNVTGYADKETGNPVINLKLSEARAKNVAEALKAKGISSDRIAIDFKGDTVQPYSTPKENRVSICIAE